A region of Anolis sagrei isolate rAnoSag1 chromosome 2, rAnoSag1.mat, whole genome shotgun sequence DNA encodes the following proteins:
- the PPP2CA gene encoding serine/threonine-protein phosphatase 2A catalytic subunit alpha isoform isoform X2 — MELFRIGGKSPDTNYLFMGDYVDRGYYSVETVTLLVALKVRYRERITILRGNHESRQITQVYGFYDECLRKYGNANVWKYFTDLFDYLPLTALVDGQIFCLHGGLSPSIDTLDHIRALDRLQEVPHEGPMCDLLWSDPDDRGGWGISPRGAGYTFGQDISETFNHANGLTLVSRAHQLVMEGYNWCHDRNVVTIFSAPNYCYRCGNQAAIMELDDTLKYSFLQFDPAPRRGEPHVTRRTPDYFL, encoded by the exons ATGGAACTTTTCAGAATTGGGGGCAAATCACCAGATACAAATTACTTATTTATGGGGGACTATGTTGACAGGGGATATTACTCTGTGGAAACTGTAACACTTCTGGTAGCTCTCaag GTCCGTTATCGTGAACGCATCACTATCCTTCGAGGGAACCATGAAAGCAGACAAATAACACAAGTTTATGGCTTCTATGATGAGTGCTTAAGGAAATACGGAAACGCTAACGTATGGAAATATTTCACAGACCTTTTTGACTATCTTCCTCTCACTGCCTTGGTGGATGGGCAG ATTTTCTGTCTACATGGTGGCCTCTCTCCATCTATAGATACACTGGATCATATCAGAGCACTTGATCGCCTACAAGAAGTTCCACATGAG GGTCCAATGTGCGATTTGCTGTGGTCAGACCCTGATGATCGTGGTGGTTGGGGCATTTCACCTCGAGGAGCTGGTTACACTTTTGGGCAAGATATTTCAGAAACTTTCAACCATGCTAATGGCCTTACCTTGGTTTCAAGAGCTCATCAGCTGGTAATGGAG GGATACAATTGGTGTCATGATCGGAATGTAGTAACAATTTTCAGTGCTCCAAATTACTGTTATCGTTGTGGTAACCAAGCTGCAATCATGGAACTGGATGATACTCTGAAATACTCATT TTTGCAGTTTGATCCTGCGCCACGCAGAGGTGAACCACATGTCACTCGTCGTACTCCAGACTATTTCCTGTAA